One Huiozyma naganishii CBS 8797 chromosome 5, complete genome DNA segment encodes these proteins:
- the PSO2 gene encoding DNA cross-link repair protein PSO2 (similar to Saccharomyces cerevisiae PSO2 (YMR137C); ancestral locus Anc_2.394): MAKRRSIIELQSIKYRYQGRSPQNAVKKQRKLNEFDIPSARTLPVKRPCPIINDADNPILLDDVGGPEEVESSDEVEEMACRETVERKDVGPRGLFEARAEIACPICGVDLSLLELYAREAHCDLCLGAPPARPQGGSKVNSPKKQTGDHTTTPRPRRRLPAYKILEFTNGHKLVVDGFNYEKDDCIKEYFLSHFHSDHYQGLKKSWGNGEVYCSYITAQLLCQKFNFPRELVHILNNGERTMVHDRISVVPLDANHCPGAQIFLFQEHDGAGRIVKQIIHTGDFRATDAMVVELEKFLPSSNSVIDEIYLDTTYMKPNHTHPTQQTVVDVTSSFVTEDWYSKKRPRTVMDFARATPAAPERRKMVLVGSYVIGKEKLALEIARRLDTSVHVQNKNKLRQIVLDGQMGDAEHSQVHMVPLGILRDDAAISTYLREECRVNWLNVDVIGVVPTGWTFGNRYSTSVEIGNKCEYVKGAVTFESTFDKSWFSGQETPYRKFQIYKVPYSEHSNFVELLRFLCALQWERVIPTVNVNRYDEMNEWFQACKKSNALSVRGFM; encoded by the coding sequence ATGGCGAAACGACGCTCGATAATCGAATTACAGTCAATCAAATATAGGTATCAGGGCCGGTCACCGCAAAATGCCGTTAAAAAACAGAGGAAGTTGAACGAGTTTGATATTCCTAGTGCGCGAACTTTGCCAGTGAAGAGACCCTGCCCTATCATCAATGACGCTGATAACCCGATATTGCTAGATGACGTTGGAGGTCCTGAAGAAGTAGAGTCCTCAGATGAAGTAGAGGAAATGGCTTGTAGGGAGACGGTCGAACGAAAGGATGTTGGACCACGCGGCCTATTCGAAGCACGGGCTGAAATTGCCTGCCCCATCTGCGGAGTGGATCTTTCTCTGTTGGAACTTTACGCTAGGGAAGCACATTGTGATCTGTGCCTTGGTGCACCACCCGCACGTCCTCAGGGAGGTTCCAAAGTGAACAGcccaaagaaacaaactggGGATCACACCACCACACCTCGCCCGCGGAGACGTTTACCAGCTTACAAGATATTGGAATTTACAAACGGCCACAAGCTTGTAGTAGATGGATTTAACTACGAGAAGGATGACTGCATTAAGGAGTACTTTCTTTCGCACTTCCACTCTGATCATTATCAGGGACTCAAGAAGTCTTGGGGAAATGGTGAAGTTTACTGTTCGTACATCACTGCACAGCTGCTGTGTCAAAAATTTAACTTCCCAAGGGAGCTGGTCCACATCCTGAACAACGGGGAGAGAACGATGGTACACGACCGTATATCAGTGGTACCTTTAGATGCGAACCATTGTCCCGGCGCGCAAATATTCTTGTTTCAAGAGCATGACGGCGCGGGGAGAATCGTCAAGCAGATTATCCACACGGGCGATTTCAGGGCCACAGATGCGATGGTCGTCGAACTCGAAAAGTTCCTCCCCTCCTCTAACTCCGTGATTGATGAGATATACCTAGATACAACGTACATGAAACCGAACCACACACACCCAACGCAACAGACCGTGGTGGATGTGACAAGTTCGTTTGTCACGGAGGACTGGTACAGCAAGAAGCGTCCCCGGACTGTTATGGATTTTGCTAGGGCCACGCCGGCTGCCCCAGAAAGGAGGAAAATGGTACTTGTTGGGTCGTACGTCATCGGGAAGGAGAAATTGGCGCTTGAGATTGCACGGAGACTTGACACGAGTGTGCATGTGCAGAATAAAAACAAACTACGCCAAATAGTCTTGGATGGACAAATGGGGGACGCGGAACACTCACAAGTGCACATGGTCCCACTTGGAATTTTACGTGACGATGCGGCGATATCTACGTACTTGAGGGAGGAATGTCGGGTGAACTGGTTGAATGTGGACGTTATTGGTGTTGTTCCTACAGGATGGACGTTCGGCAACAGGTATTCGACCAGTGTCGAGATTGGCAATAAGTGCGAATACGTGAAGGGGGCTGTAACCTTTGAAAGCACGTTTGATAAGAGTTGGTTTTCTGGACAGGAGACTCCGTACCGTAAGTTTCAAATCTACAAAGTGCCATACAGTGAACACAGTAATTTTGTTGAGTTGTTACGGTTTCTTTGTGCGTTGCAGTGGGAGAGGGTAATCCCTACTGTCAATGTGAACCGGTATGATGAAATGAATGAGTGGTTCCAGGCTTGCAAAAAGAGTAATGCGCTGTCCGTTCGTGGTTTCATGTAA
- the SIP5 gene encoding Sip5p (similar to Saccharomyces cerevisiae SIP5 (YMR140W); ancestral locus Anc_2.389) translates to MGNVPTKLDDGSYQGDSRTNTSVSSSSNSNTSAASSGNRSRHASLVNAILNSGSGGAMGSPGHSRNVGPYARKSTREREEIKERHAKNLVVKYDENVDGGFMAPFGCYSFDKLDYDSGIVRGLIVNRKLAPFYTPLQDFDDSWSRMEIIKIVDGLPLHASFNENPEEFEDVPIGNLRKPNFDYLIDKSLPKKEKRRLHSKIFQARLYRKRMLWQEKANETFLEHKIEARKNTSKNKYLPSDDLKYELYKNGSECPICFLYVPGPLNLSKCCQQPICTECFVQIRRADPHFPHEEVDPTQPVTDDSEKDPNLLISEAANCPYCATPDFSITYQPPEGRRTGLGGEPPYKFTSQSQSAVENSEKHGVLTKESPLVEGDDLKPAKSVHVIMSDTIRPNWEVRLNKERMRLARRSANATAIHVSNRLIDPDYNNDGSGNGDSSPVGTNTSNRDRSDVTIEELENQMLNEAIRLSLEDKKHSSSRQRK, encoded by the coding sequence ATGGGGAACGTACCGACTAAACTGGACGATGGAAGCTATCAGGGTGACTCAAGGACCAATACGAGCGTATctagcagcagcaactcGAATACGAGTGCGGCGTCCTCAGGGAATAGATCACGGCATGCATCTCTGGTTAATGCGATTCTAAATTCTGGGTCTGGCGGCGCTATGGGCAGCCCCGGTCACAGCAGGAATGTAGGCCCATACGCTCGGAAAAGCACCAGggagagagaagagatcaaggaAAGACACGCCAAGAACCTTGTAGTCAAGTACGATGAAAATGTGGATGGTGGTTTTATGGCACCCTTTGGGTGCTACAGTTTCGATAAACTAGACTACGATTCGGGGATCGTCAGAGGACTGATTGTGAACAGGAAACTGGCTCCCTTTTACACGCCATTACAAGATTTCGACGATTCCTGGTCAAGAATGGAAATAATAAAGATAGTAGATGGACTGCCATTGCATGCATCGTTCAATGAGAACCCAGAGGAGTTTGAAGACGTACCGATAGGGAACTTGAGGAAGCCTAATTTCGACTATTTGATCGACAAATCCTTGcccaagaaggagaaacgTCGTCTACATTCTAAGATTTTTCAAGCCAGATTatacagaaaaagaatGCTTTGGCAAGAGAAGGCGAATGAAACGTTTTTAGAACACAAGATCGAGGCAAGGAAAAATACctccaagaacaaataTTTGCCCAGCGACGATTTGAAGTATGAATTGTACAAGAACGGAAGTGAATGTCCAATTTGTTTTCTTTATGTTCCTGGACCCCTCAACCTTTCAAAGTGCTGTCAACAGCCAATTTGCACAGAGTGTTTTGTCCAAATCAGGAGAGCCGATCCACACTTCCCTCATGAGGAGGTGGACCCGACACAACCTGTTACCGATGATTCCGAAAAGGATCCCAATCTGTTGATTTCAGAGGCAGCAAATTGTCCCTATTGTGCCACTCCTGACTTCTCAATCACCTATCAGCCCCCTGAAGGACGGAGGACAGGATTAGGGGGGGAACCACCATACAAGTTTACCTCGCAAAGTCAAAGTGCAGTGGAAAACTCTGAAAAGCATGGTGTCTTAACCAAGGAATCTCCACTTGTGGAAGGTGATGACTTGAAACCGGCGAAAAGTGTTCACGTAATAATGTCTGACACGATTCGTCCCAACTGGGAGGTTAGACTGAATAAGGAACGGATGAGGTTGGCCAGAAGGTCGGCAAATGCGACTGCAATCCATGTAAGCAATCGCTTGATCGACCCAGATTACAACAATGATGGATCAGGTAACGGGGATTCTTCCCCTGTCGGCACAAATACATCAAACAGGGATAGGTCCGACGTAACCATCGAGGAGCTGGAAAATCAAATGTTGAACGAAGCAATTAGGCTTAGTTTGGAGGATAAGAAACATTCCTCCTCGCGACAAAGGAAATAA
- the KNAG0E02090 gene encoding uncharacterized protein: MTVENLSLPSHVFNAHVCEAKPLVKNGDGVHFTIETPEATYDDVIDGITGAAVGALGWADPDVPEFFQNAIKKHVYSFPACQVNESAEALAKFYIENSPEGAFSSALFTCSGSESNENAMKIVRQYQKERGKPRKIKVISRDCSYHGYTLGALSLGQNFVSEQFAELKIPEIFLKMPRCFPYKDQKPDETEEQYTQRLLDALEKIILDNDPETVSCVCVETLPGSSLGTAPPTKGYLKGLRDLCNKYDILFMLDEVMCGTGRCNPNGGLNCWENYLEPEDAPDIQTIGKTLGSGYVTIAGVLIGPKIMSAYMQGSGYVVGGQTYHSFGLNCSVSLQIQKKIKRLELTRNIFEMGTLLGKKLKEALAGFEIVGDVRGLGGFWSVEFVKNKQTKENFDPKLKVGYRYQDAALKNKLSVMCLTCNSKQGEFWDIASYAPSFIITEADVNEIVEKSVASVTALTKELKAEGVF, from the coding sequence ATGACCGTGGAAAACCTTTCCCTACCATCGCACGTTTTCAACGCCCACGTTTGCGAGGCAAAACCTTTGGTCAAGAACGGTGACGGTGTTCACTTCACCATCGAGACCCCAGAGGCCACCTACGATGATGTCATCGATGGTATCACCGGCGCCGCTGTCGGGGCCCTAGGGTGGGCTGATCCAGACGTTCCTGAATTTTTCCAGAATGCAATCAAGAAACACGTCTACTCTTTCCCAGCTTGTCAAGTTAACGAAAGTGCAGAGGCCCTAGCTAAATTCTATATTGAAAACTCTCCAGAGGGTGCATTTTCTTCTGCGCTATTCACATGTTCCGGTTCTGAGTCTAACGAAAACGCGATGAAGATCGTCAGACAGTACCAAAAGGAACGTGGTAAGCCACGCAAAATTAAGGTCATTTCAAGAGACTGTTCTTACCACGGTTACACCTTGGGTGCGCTGTCTCTGGGCCAAAATTTTGTGTCCGAACAGTTCGCGGAATTGAAGATCCCAGaaatctttttgaagatgcCAAGATGCTTCCCCTACAAGGACCAAAAGCCCGATGAGACCGAAGAGCAATACACCCAAAGATTGTTGGATGCGTTGGAAAAGATCATCTTGGATAACGATCCAGAAACGGTTTCGTGCGTCTGCGTTGAGACTTTGCCAGGTTCCTCTCTGGGGACTGCCCCACCAACCAAGGGGTACTTGAAGGGTCTGCGTGACTTGTGTAACAAGTACGACATTCTTTTCATGTTGGATGAAGTTATGTGCGGTACCGGTAGATGCAACCCTAACGGTGGATTGAACTGCTGGGAGAATTACTTGGAACCAGAGGACGCCCCTGACATCCAAACCATTGGTAAGACACTGGGTTCCGGGTACGTCACCATTGCTGGTGTTCTTATTGGTCCCAAGATTATGAGTGCGTACATGCAAGGTTCTGGTTACGTTGTCGGCGGTCAAACTTACCACAGCTTTGGCTTGAACTGTTCTGTCTCTTTGCAaatccaaaagaaaatcaaGAGGCTAGAGTTGACCAGaaatatctttgaaatggGCACGCTTTTGGGTAAGAAGTTAAAGGAGGCACTGGCCGgttttgaaattgttgGCGACGTTAGGGGTCTGGGCGGGTTCTGGTCCGTTGAATTTGTAAAGAATAAGCAGACGAAGGAGAACTTCGACCCAAAGTTGAAGGTCGGATACCGTTACCAAGATGCTGCCCTTAAGAACAAGCTGAGTGTCATGTGCTTAACTTGTAACAGCAAGCAGGGCGAATTCTGGGACATTGCCAGCTACGCCCCATCCTTCATAATCACTGAAGCTGATGTCAACGAGATTGTCGAAAAGTCCGTTGCCTCCGTCACAGCATTGACTAAGGAGTTGAAAGCGGAGGGTGTGTTCTAA
- the CIN4 gene encoding Arf family GTPase CIN4 (similar to Saccharomyces cerevisiae CIN4 (YMR138W); ancestral locus Anc_2.393): MGLLTIIKKQKIKDNEIRCLLLGLDNSGKSTVVDSLLPAEEREPENITPTLGFQIQSVVIDGQYNVSLWDIGGQVTLRPFWENYFDRTDALLWCVDVNAQLRFDESIQELRSLIHRDQGRIGYECQVIVLLNKIDLVTPNDFVNVELMERAVLDAFGLNKSEMSGNIRQKSVKFVQLSALTGQGITQLQEELVGIINAR, from the coding sequence ATGGGGCTTCTCACTATAAtaaagaagcagaaaataAAGGACAATGAGATCAGATGCTTGCTTCTTGGGCTGGATAATTCAGGGAAGTCCACTGTCGTGGATAGTTTACTGCCCGCTGAGGAGCGAGAACCGGAGAACATAACACCGACACTTGGTTTTCAAATCCAGTCCGTTGTCATTGATGGGCAGTATAATGTTTCTCTGTGGGATATTGGCGGTCAGGTCACTTTGCGACCCTTCTGGGAGAATTATTTTGATCGAACTGATGCGCTTCTTTGGTGCGTTGACGTTAACGCCCAACTTCGGTTCGACGAATCCATACAGGAACTTAGATCCCTGATTCACAGAGATCAGGGGAGGATAGGTTATGAGTGTCAGGTGATTGTCTTGCTCAATAAAATTGATTTGGTTACGCCAAATGACTTCGTCAATGTTGAGTTAATGGAAAGGGCAGTCCTCGATGCGTTTGGATTGAACAAAAGTGAAATGAGCGGTAACATAAGACAGAAATCTGTAaagtttgttcaattgagtGCACTGACAGGACAAGGCATAACACAATTGCAAGAGGAGCTAGTGGGAATCATAAATGCGAGATAA